The region CGGCTTTTGCCAGTTCTGCGTCGGATGCATCGAGATTCGGCAACTCTTCGCCTGCCTGCCTCTGCACAGAACAGCACCTTGCGTGGCCATACTGGACATAGAAAACAGGGTTGTCTTTCGACTGCTCCGTGACTTTTTGAAAATCGAAGTCGAGCGGAGCATCGTTTTTCCGATAAAGCATCATGAAGCGGACCGGATCTCGACCCACCTCCTCGACCACATCCCGCAGTGTGACGAAGTCACCAGACCGCTTGGACATCTTGACCGGCTCACCGGCACGGAACAGCTTTACGAGCTGACACAGGCGAACGATCACCTCGGACTTGCCGCCCGAAATGGCTTTGCCCACGGCCTGCAACCGCTTGACGTATCCGCCGTGGTCCGCGCCGAGAATGTAGATCATCTCATCGAAGCCACGCAGGTACTTGTCACGAAAATAGGCCACATCGGCGGCAAAATAAGTGTAGGAACCGTCCGACTTCTTCAGTGCACGGTCGGTATCGTCGCCAAAGTCCGAGGCCCTGAACAGCGTTTGCTCACGATCTTCCCAGTCCTCGGGCACCTGCCCCTTGGGCGGCGGCAAGGTGCCTTCATAGATCAGGCCGTCATTGCGCAAAGCTTCGAGCATCTCGTCGATCTTCGACGGTGCGTTTCCCTCATGTGCATGAAGTGTCTTTTCAGAAAAGAAGACGTCATGCTTGACGTTCAGTTGCAGAAGATCATGGCGGATCAGATCCATCATGGCCGACACAGCGTCCGTCTTGACGATCTCTATCCACTCGGCCTTTGGCATCCCCTTCAGAGTGTCCTTGTGGAGCTCTGCCAGTTTTTCACCGACCGGCTTCAGATAGTCGCCGGGATAAAGGCCCGCAGGGATTTCTCCGATGTCTTCGCCAAGCGCTTCACGGTAGCGCAGGAAGGCGCTTTCGGCGAGC is a window of Labrenzia sp. CE80 DNA encoding:
- the argS gene encoding arginine--tRNA ligase; the protein is MNIFAEFSERVKAVVSTLALKGPEGASPDLSRVTVESPRDPAHGDLATNAAMVLAKQVGMKPRDLADKLAEALREDADITEVSVAGPGFINMRLAPSAWQRVLASVVASGLDFGRSSRGDGKKVNVEYVSANPTGPMHVGHTRGAVVGDALANLLAYAGYEVVREYYINDAGSQIDTLAESAFLRYREALGEDIGEIPAGLYPGDYLKPVGEKLAELHKDTLKGMPKAEWIEIVKTDAVSAMMDLIRHDLLQLNVKHDVFFSEKTLHAHEGNAPSKIDEMLEALRNDGLIYEGTLPPPKGQVPEDWEDREQTLFRASDFGDDTDRALKKSDGSYTYFAADVAYFRDKYLRGFDEMIYILGADHGGYVKRLQAVGKAISGGKSEVIVRLCQLVKLFRAGEPVKMSKRSGDFVTLRDVVEEVGRDPVRFMMLYRKNDAPLDFDFQKVTEQSKDNPVFYVQYGHARCCSVQRQAGEELPNLDASDAELAKADFSLLDDSGELDLIAKMAEWPKIVDASAETHEPHRVAFYLYDLASSLHGHWNRGKELPQLRFINADNTKLTVARLALVRAVSLVLASGLAILGVDAPEEMR